A single Acidaminococcus sp. DNA region contains:
- a CDS encoding GNAT family N-acetyltransferase, producing MDFRLLNKDTLPQAMDLWDYCFEKKDTPFFQWYFSEYCLKQNKILGGFKGMRLATMLHLNPYTLMLRGQTYRVPYIVGVATDPVDRGQHVMGDLMKTAFTMLRAMRIPFVILMPIYAGIYQPYGFRYTHFRKQYELPLSALSFGGYDDSDYQLERIPTLSAKSLIAPVYESAAARYNGYVVRDDRVWDNLLITAEQDHMETVIVKDGSDILGYMLYNKEDEVVNVQELMSVSAPVMYRLMSYLRGLAGTYKTLRYLAPCDDLMYLRLPDQGMAPKIAPFMMGRIIDAALFLEGLAVPQALLRDSLVLAIRDEDIPLNTMLVKVSFTEEGIKLLNTLEDPDVLLDIGAFTQLAFGAVSVETLRHAGFILTKDEEAARKLTLLFPVQHNYINEYF from the coding sequence ATGGATTTTCGGCTTCTCAACAAGGATACACTTCCTCAGGCAATGGATCTCTGGGATTACTGCTTTGAAAAGAAGGATACCCCTTTCTTTCAGTGGTATTTTTCCGAATATTGCCTGAAGCAGAATAAAATTCTCGGCGGTTTCAAGGGAATGCGGCTTGCCACTATGCTTCACCTCAATCCGTATACCTTGATGCTGCGGGGACAAACTTACCGTGTACCGTATATTGTTGGTGTGGCAACCGACCCTGTTGACCGCGGGCAGCACGTGATGGGCGATTTGATGAAGACCGCCTTTACCATGCTCAGGGCCATGCGGATTCCTTTTGTCATTCTGATGCCGATTTATGCAGGCATCTATCAGCCTTACGGATTCCGCTACACTCATTTTCGCAAACAGTATGAGCTGCCCCTTTCTGCCTTATCGTTCGGAGGGTATGACGACAGTGATTATCAGCTCGAAAGGATTCCCACCTTATCTGCAAAATCTCTGATTGCCCCCGTGTACGAAAGTGCGGCAGCGCGGTATAATGGGTATGTAGTGAGAGATGACCGCGTTTGGGATAATCTTTTGATTACGGCGGAGCAGGACCATATGGAGACAGTCATTGTCAAAGATGGGTCTGACATTCTCGGCTATATGCTGTATAATAAAGAAGATGAGGTCGTAAATGTTCAGGAATTGATGAGTGTTTCGGCACCTGTTATGTATCGTCTCATGAGTTATCTGAGAGGTCTGGCAGGTACGTATAAGACACTCCGATATCTTGCGCCCTGCGACGACCTGATGTACCTGCGGCTTCCTGACCAGGGTATGGCGCCGAAGATTGCTCCTTTCATGATGGGGCGGATTATCGACGCGGCCCTGTTTTTGGAAGGCCTTGCCGTACCTCAGGCACTGCTTCGGGATTCTCTCGTCCTGGCTATTCGGGATGAAGATATTCCTCTCAATACGATGCTTGTAAAGGTTTCGTTTACAGAGGAAGGTATCAAGCTGCTCAACACGCTGGAAGATCCGGATGTACTGCTTGATATCGGTGCCTTTACGCAGCTGGCATTTGGCGCTGTGAGCGTGGAAACGCTGCGGCATGCAGGATTTATCCTGACCAAAGATGAGGAAGCAGCAAGAAAGCTTACTTTGTTATTCCCGGTACAACACAACTATATCAATGAATATTTCTAA
- a CDS encoding phosphatidylglycerol lysyltransferase domain-containing protein produces the protein MFIWRKYFDTYWAVSHGALILKVTNEGRTFVLPPFGGVDEELPLVVESLKDYFHHEPFEFHGVYDTTIERFKKYLPEVTEYTEDRDNWDYVYSREKLATLSGRKYHGKKNHYNAFIKDHPDFVYEPITPANAEECIAFGMKWDENRAQTDPTILSEKSAIVEGLRNIEALQIRGGLIRLDGEVKAFTFGERVSEETAVVHIEKADPDIRGLFTAINKEYVERTWSDVKYINREEDMGIPGMRKAKESYHPEFMVKKYNTIIS, from the coding sequence TTGTTTATCTGGCGAAAATATTTTGACACCTATTGGGCTGTATCTCATGGTGCGCTGATTCTCAAAGTGACGAATGAGGGACGTACTTTTGTTCTGCCTCCCTTTGGAGGCGTCGATGAAGAGCTGCCTCTTGTCGTGGAGTCCTTGAAAGACTATTTCCATCATGAACCCTTTGAATTCCACGGGGTGTATGATACGACGATTGAAAGATTCAAGAAGTACCTCCCCGAAGTCACGGAATATACGGAAGACCGGGATAACTGGGACTACGTATATTCACGAGAGAAACTGGCTACGCTTTCCGGCCGCAAGTACCATGGCAAGAAAAATCATTATAATGCGTTCATTAAAGACCATCCTGATTTTGTCTATGAACCTATTACGCCGGCTAATGCCGAGGAATGTATCGCTTTTGGCATGAAATGGGATGAAAACAGAGCACAGACTGATCCGACCATTCTCAGTGAAAAGTCGGCCATTGTCGAAGGCCTGCGCAATATTGAAGCACTCCAGATACGCGGCGGTCTGATTCGTCTTGATGGAGAGGTTAAAGCTTTTACGTTCGGTGAACGGGTCAGTGAAGAAACTGCCGTCGTCCATATTGAAAAGGCTGACCCGGATATCCGGGGACTCTTTACGGCTATCAATAAAGAATATGTGGAACGGACGTGGTCCGACGTTAAATACATCAACCGCGAAGAAGATATGGGGATTCCCGGCATGAGAAAAGCTAAGGAATCCTATCATCCTGAATTCATGGTGAAAAAGTATAATACCATTATTTCCTAA
- a CDS encoding histidine phosphatase family protein: MKTIYLVRHGMTQANADGRFQGWEDHPLNETGCSQAESLAERAKGLKLSKLYASDLIRTHETLAPLAKIKEMPITTKKGLREISFGDWEGEKITDIQRTQGKLLDTLWLHAADAHIPGGEDLFKAQKRGWDAFDAIRQEMAENTKVMVASHGGMIRLLLSKILDANLNQIWHFCIDNTSVCRIEYDHRIGYRIRYVNYLGTLE; encoded by the coding sequence ATGAAGACTATTTATTTGGTTCGACATGGAATGACACAGGCAAATGCCGATGGCCGTTTTCAGGGCTGGGAAGATCATCCGCTGAATGAAACGGGATGCAGTCAGGCGGAAAGCCTTGCTGAGCGCGCAAAAGGCCTTAAACTTTCAAAACTTTATGCAAGTGATCTCATCCGGACGCATGAAACACTGGCACCGTTGGCTAAAATAAAGGAAATGCCGATTACTACTAAGAAAGGTCTCCGGGAGATTTCTTTCGGCGACTGGGAAGGGGAGAAGATTACCGATATCCAGAGAACCCAGGGTAAACTCCTTGATACGCTCTGGCTCCATGCGGCCGATGCCCATATTCCCGGCGGGGAAGACCTCTTTAAGGCACAGAAAAGAGGCTGGGATGCCTTTGATGCTATCCGTCAGGAAATGGCGGAAAATACAAAGGTCATGGTTGCAAGCCACGGCGGTATGATCCGTCTGCTGCTCAGCAAGATTCTTGATGCAAATCTGAATCAAATCTGGCATTTCTGCATCGATAATACGTCAGTTTGCCGTATCGAATATGACCATCGTATCGGATATCGCATTCGATATGTAAATTATTTGGGAACACTTGAGTGA
- the efp gene encoding elongation factor P, whose amino-acid sequence MISTNDFKTGVTVEIDGDAWQVVEFQHVKPGKGAAFVRAKMRNLCTGAVVERTFNAAERLPNANVERREMQYLYADGDMYVFMDNETYEQLELNKEQLGNAINFLKENMDVKISSFNDRILGVELPNTVELKVVETEPGIKGDTATGGSKNATMDTGYVVKVPLFINEGDVLRIDTRTGEYIERA is encoded by the coding sequence ATGATTTCTACGAACGATTTTAAAACTGGGGTAACGGTTGAGATTGACGGCGATGCTTGGCAGGTAGTTGAATTCCAGCATGTAAAGCCTGGCAAGGGTGCCGCTTTCGTACGTGCAAAGATGCGTAACCTCTGCACCGGCGCTGTTGTTGAACGTACTTTCAACGCTGCTGAACGTCTTCCGAATGCTAACGTCGAAAGAAGAGAAATGCAGTATCTGTATGCTGACGGCGATATGTATGTATTCATGGACAATGAAACGTATGAACAGCTCGAACTGAATAAGGAACAGCTGGGCAACGCGATCAACTTCCTGAAAGAAAACATGGATGTCAAGATCAGCTCCTTCAACGATCGTATTCTCGGTGTAGAACTGCCGAACACGGTAGAACTGAAGGTTGTTGAAACCGAACCGGGCATCAAAGGCGATACCGCTACCGGCGGCAGCAAGAACGCTACGATGGATACCGGTTATGTGGTCAAGGTACCTCTGTTCATCAACGAAGGCGATGTGCTCCGCATTGATACCCGTACTGGTGAATACATCGAAAGAGCATAA
- a CDS encoding aminopeptidase P family protein — protein sequence MNTLSRLRAFMEQEKVDGIFIKGDSSIRYFTGFTGGESLLYVDGKRQVIITDSRYTLQVKEEAPECELVEHHHGFWPEAAKLPTSRNLALDGDYFSYTEQQALAAALPDASWKNLNLVGLRQVKLPEEMKRIRRAIAISDEAFNQLLPHIKAGRTEMDLAAELEYNMKKLGSEKPSFDTIAASGKRSALPHGRASNKVVEKGDFLTFDFGAVFEGYCSDITRTVVIGKAAPWQKEIYDIVLNANLLGEKVLRPGLTGVEVDGKVRDYIASRGYGEYFGHGLGHGVGLDIHEKPVLNKVNNAPLPVGAVVTVEPGIYLPDRGGVRIEDTVLVTETGCEKMTSVDKALKELE from the coding sequence ATGAATACACTCAGTAGACTGCGCGCCTTCATGGAACAGGAAAAAGTCGATGGAATTTTCATCAAGGGAGATTCCTCAATCCGCTATTTTACCGGCTTTACCGGAGGAGAGAGCCTCCTTTACGTGGATGGTAAGCGGCAGGTCATCATTACGGACTCCCGTTATACCCTTCAGGTAAAAGAGGAAGCACCGGAGTGCGAACTGGTGGAACATCACCACGGGTTCTGGCCTGAAGCTGCTAAACTCCCGACTTCCCGTAATCTGGCTCTGGACGGAGATTACTTCTCCTATACGGAGCAGCAGGCACTCGCCGCTGCCTTGCCGGATGCGTCCTGGAAGAACCTGAATCTTGTTGGGCTCCGTCAGGTGAAATTGCCGGAAGAGATGAAGCGGATTCGCCGGGCCATTGCTATTTCGGATGAAGCATTCAACCAGCTTCTGCCGCATATCAAGGCGGGCCGTACAGAAATGGATCTTGCTGCCGAACTGGAATACAATATGAAAAAGCTGGGTTCTGAAAAACCTTCTTTTGATACGATTGCAGCTTCCGGTAAACGCAGTGCTCTGCCCCATGGCAGGGCTTCCAATAAAGTCGTCGAGAAGGGTGATTTCCTGACGTTCGACTTTGGCGCTGTGTTTGAAGGGTACTGTTCCGATATTACGCGTACTGTTGTGATAGGGAAGGCTGCCCCCTGGCAGAAAGAAATCTATGACATTGTCCTGAATGCCAATCTTCTTGGAGAAAAGGTACTTCGTCCCGGACTGACCGGTGTCGAAGTTGACGGCAAGGTACGTGATTACATTGCATCACGCGGTTATGGTGAGTATTTTGGTCATGGCCTCGGTCATGGCGTGGGACTCGATATTCACGAAAAACCTGTGCTGAACAAAGTAAACAATGCGCCGCTTCCGGTGGGAGCCGTTGTGACGGTCGAACCGGGAATCTACCTGCCTGACCGCGGCGGAGTGCGTATTGAAGATACGGTCCTTGTGACCGAAACGGGCTGTGAAAAGATGACGTCCGTTGATAAAGCGTTGAAAGAACTTGAATAA
- a CDS encoding U32 family peptidase gives MKKPELLAPAGSLEKCKMALRYGADAVYLGGKMFGLRAFAANLSLDEIREAVAFAHERGKKIYVTVNIVPHNADLEKLPAYLKELQDAGVDALLVSDLGIWNIARKVIPAMPLHVSTQANTTNYAAVEAWEALGASRVVLARELSISEIAEIARRSHIDLEVFVHGAMCISHSGRCLLSNYFTNRDSNRGACAQICRWEFSLHEKNHRGEAFDIAEDERGTYILNSKDLCLIDYLPDLMKAGVASLKIEGRMKSIHYVSTVVSVYRKAIDACFVDPDHYQVPQAWRDELEKISHRPYTTAFAVSPHADDGEVYGSSSYIQSADFVGQIVAYDKTSKRVTIEQRNHVKAGEELEVLTPDGEIFSWTLANMKDDTGAPITAAPHPQMIYTADGDDRMQSYSLVRRLIRK, from the coding sequence ATGAAAAAACCAGAATTACTAGCCCCTGCCGGCAGCCTCGAAAAATGCAAAATGGCCCTGCGCTATGGAGCCGATGCAGTCTATCTGGGCGGCAAGATGTTCGGACTGCGCGCTTTTGCGGCCAATCTTTCTCTGGATGAGATTCGGGAGGCTGTCGCCTTCGCCCATGAACGCGGAAAAAAGATTTATGTGACCGTGAATATCGTACCCCATAACGCAGACCTGGAAAAACTTCCTGCTTATCTGAAAGAACTGCAGGATGCCGGTGTGGATGCGCTCCTTGTTTCCGATCTGGGTATCTGGAATATCGCACGCAAAGTGATTCCTGCTATGCCGCTCCATGTGAGCACGCAGGCAAATACGACAAATTATGCGGCCGTAGAAGCGTGGGAAGCGCTCGGAGCGAGCCGCGTAGTGCTGGCCCGGGAACTGTCGATCAGTGAGATTGCCGAAATTGCGCGCCGCAGCCATATAGATCTTGAAGTCTTTGTCCATGGGGCCATGTGTATTTCCCATTCCGGCCGCTGCCTTCTGAGCAACTATTTCACGAACCGCGACAGTAATCGCGGCGCCTGCGCCCAGATTTGCCGCTGGGAGTTTTCTCTGCATGAAAAGAATCACCGCGGTGAAGCTTTTGATATTGCCGAGGATGAGCGCGGCACGTATATCTTAAATTCCAAGGACCTGTGCCTCATAGATTACCTGCCCGACCTTATGAAAGCAGGAGTGGCAAGCCTTAAAATAGAAGGCCGCATGAAGAGTATCCATTATGTATCTACGGTGGTCAGCGTTTACCGCAAGGCGATTGACGCCTGCTTTGTCGACCCGGATCATTATCAGGTGCCTCAGGCCTGGCGCGATGAACTCGAAAAGATTTCCCATCGCCCTTATACAACGGCGTTCGCCGTTTCACCGCACGCCGATGACGGAGAAGTCTATGGAAGCAGTTCCTACATTCAGTCCGCTGATTTTGTAGGTCAGATTGTTGCCTATGATAAAACGTCAAAGCGCGTGACCATTGAACAGCGCAACCATGTGAAGGCAGGGGAGGAGCTCGAAGTATTGACGCCTGATGGGGAGATTTTCTCCTGGACACTCGCTAATATGAAGGATGATACGGGCGCGCCTATCACGGCGGCTCCGCATCCCCAGATGATTTACACGGCAGACGGCGATGACCGCATGCAATCTTATTCCCTGGTCAGAAGACTGATTCGAAAATGA